A window from Drosophila subobscura isolate 14011-0131.10 chromosome O, UCBerk_Dsub_1.0, whole genome shotgun sequence encodes these proteins:
- the LOC117896601 gene encoding torso-like protein, which yields MSPSPSGRLGLFWLVALALLAAVGSRESQLRIGKAINIFLRYGYLSISMRVIPMNDNVETERWIFKEPTKNIYRNLSGLAESHEDTTPGIFHGDFHMEFCDNRRQLFQAYFRDFTVERMDKPWEAFTGGWFPDNAAKKLGINTSFIQGDYSYVLVRVVRFRETGKLNADIPIDQQLEPEVKARMDQLEIGNLTSAVRFIESVGTHYVNSYTTGNSLYQVFVYSRKNFKMIKERIRSKGLNALSKLDLYNYFAPWFAEHLGQIRSASANATVERWARRKLQYEYYVVKYVTLLKLHGNSTLLRSLDTLLGNDAILQLDLKSLNVVFRENPKKESWFHEVLDNNMKLWELNMPQNHASR from the exons ATGAGCCCGAGCCCATCTGGGCGGCTGGGCCTGTTCTGGCTGGTGGCACTGGCGCTCCTCGCCGCCGTCGGCAGTCGCGAGTCCCAGCTGCGCATTGGCAAAGCCATCAACATATTTCTGCGCTATGGCTACCTGAGCATATCGATGCGGGTGATTCCCATGAATGACAATGTGGAAACGGAGCGTTGGATATtcaaagagccaacaaaaaatatctacaGG AACTTGAGCGGACTGGCGGAGAGCCATGAGGACACCACGCCAGGCATCTTCCATGGCGACTTCCATATGGAGTTTTGCGATAATCGTCGCCAGCTGTTTCAGGCCTACTTCCGTGACTTCACCGTCGAGCGGATGGACAAGCCCTGGGAGGCCTTCACGGGTGGCTGGTTTCCCGACAACGCGGCCAAGAAGCTGGGCATCAACACCTCCTTCATCCAGGGCGACTACTCGTATGTGCTGGTTCGGGTTGTGCGATTCCGGGAGACGGGCAAGCTGAACGCCGACATTCCGATCGACCAGCAGCTTGAGCCGGAGGTCAAGGCGCGCATGGATCAGCTGGAGATTGGAAATCTCACCTCGGCGGTGCGCTTCATAGAGTCTGTCGGCACACACTACGTCAACTCGTACACCACAGGGAACTCGCTGTATCAGGTGTTTGTCTACAGTCGCAAGAACTTCAAAATGATCAAGGAGCGCATCAGGAGCAAGGGTCTGAATGCGCTCTCCAAGCTCGATCTTTACAACTACTTTGCGCCGTGGTTTGCCGAGCATCTGGGCCAGATTCGTTCGGCCAGTGCCAATGCCACCGTGGAGCGCTGGGCGCGTCGTAAGCTCCAGTACGAGTACTATGTGGTGAAGTATGTGACCCTGCTGAAGCTGCACGGCAACAGCACGCTGCTGCGTTCCTTGGACACGCTGCTGGGCAACGATGCCATCCTGCAGCTGGACCTTAAGTCGCTCAATGTGGTCTTTAGGGAGAATCCGAAGAAGGAGAGCTGGTTCCACGAAGTCCTCGACAACAACATGAAGCTTTGGGAGCTCAATATGCCGCAGAATCATGCCAGCCGGTAG
- the LOC117896602 gene encoding DNA-directed RNA polymerase I subunit RPA12, with protein METFNSVPGFCPSCGSILPPLQVKGNVICHNCNQEFLPEVYSGEKSEYSIHFNTYDPSKVFNRTKRESESSEADGPVVERKCPKCGHDKMSYATLQLRSADEGQTVFFTCLKCKYKESENS; from the exons ATGGAAACTTTCAACAGCGTGCCTGGATTTTGCCCGTCCTGTGGCTCCATATTGCCTCCACTGCAGGTAAAGGGCAACGTCATCTGCCATAACTGCAACCAAGAGTTTCTGCCCGAGG TTTATAGCGGCGAAAAGTCGGAGTACAGCATACATTTCAACACCTACGATCCCAGCAAGGTTTTCAACAGGACGAAGCGCGAGTCCGAGTCCTCGGAGGCTGATGGGCCCGTTGTGGAGCGTAAATGTCCCAAGTGCGGCCACGACAAGATGTCATACGCGACCCTACAGCTGCGATCGGCGGACGAGGGTCAGACAGTGTTCTTCACCTGTCTGAAGTGCAA ATACAAAGAATCTGAAAATTCTTAG
- the LOC117899104 gene encoding cyclin-dependent kinase 20, protein MLKIADFGLARLYFPEEESRLYSPQVSTRWYRAPEILWGSQKYSTGVDMWAAGCVVAEMLRGVPLFAGTTDIEQLAIIIRTLGSPRLNQWPELTSLPDYSKIRFPNSVGIHWDNLFPSCTHAVEISLVSNLVVYNPKNRLSATEAVEHNYFH, encoded by the exons ATGCTGAAGATCGCCGACTTTGGGCTGGCTCGTCTTTACTTTCCTGAAGAGGAGTCGCGTCTGTATTCGCCTCAAGTGTCGACGCGCTGGTATCGTGCTCCGGAAATACTCTGGGGCAGTCAGAAGTACAGCACTGGCGTGGACATGTGGGCAGCAG GCTGCGTGGTGGCGGAGATGTTGCGCGGTGTGCCCCTCTTTGCTGGCACAACAGATATCGAACAGTTGGCCATCATAATTCGCACTTTGGGAAGTCCTCGCCTGAACCAGTGGCCAGAGTTGACTTCGCTGCCGGACTACAGCAAGATACG ATTTCCCAACTCTGTGGGCATACACTGGGACAACTTGTTCCCGAGCTGCACGCACGCAGTGGAGATTAGTCTGGTCTCCAATTTGGTCGTCTACAATCCCAAGAACCGCCTTAGCGCCACCGAG GCTGTGGAACATAATTATTTCCACTAG